In Nocardia asteroides, the following proteins share a genomic window:
- a CDS encoding DEDDh family exonuclease, with the protein MQGLTRLDEQQQAAGFGEFTVVDVETSGFQPQRHRVLSVAALTLDSTGQVSREFHTLVDPGCDPGPVHIHGLTAEILRGAPRFAQVREQLSAMLTGRVLVAHNAVFDFGFLAGEFRRAGAELPVRTRLCTLALARRVGLPTPDYTLGTLAAYYGVPQQKAHDALDDTRVLAHVLRALVADAARLGIAPPLLPCAPTAHDPARTAWPVERRGAKQPCSYAYPGRWEPGTPLRCGMKVAFTGETVVDREDLVSRAEAAGLDVTGAVSGRTSLLVTNAPDSGTGKARTAIGFGTPVIDEARFLELLATIEPGTPKQAGTSTPVSRAPEPSAPASRRPGPKPAGPLSGHRVLVLGGTHEEAAATRTRIVELGGSAAVNLSATVTDLLLLAGADTDRRLRKATDLGLPVHGLALLERTATAPAASEPASPEPAVLARGQVIDLPGEAESWTVRATWNQFGTTAVDLVAFLVDGNEKVRDSDDFVFYNQPAADGARLSQEGPTEQSVTLALDDLPGDCVRVVVAAALDGAGTFGEVGAVELELAAGLESGAAVRATLDAATVERTLLLAELYLRGKTWRVRAVGQGYEFGLAELARRYGVEVE; encoded by the coding sequence ATGCAGGGGTTGACGCGACTCGACGAGCAACAGCAGGCCGCCGGATTCGGGGAGTTCACGGTGGTGGACGTGGAGACCTCCGGGTTCCAGCCACAACGCCACCGGGTCCTCTCGGTGGCCGCGCTGACCTTGGACAGCACCGGCCAGGTGAGCCGCGAGTTCCACACCCTGGTGGATCCCGGCTGCGACCCGGGGCCGGTGCACATCCACGGCCTCACCGCCGAGATCCTGCGTGGCGCGCCGCGATTCGCGCAGGTGCGCGAGCAGCTGTCGGCGATGCTGACGGGCCGGGTCTTGGTGGCGCACAACGCGGTGTTCGACTTCGGTTTCCTGGCCGGCGAGTTCCGGCGCGCCGGTGCGGAGCTGCCGGTCCGGACACGGCTGTGCACCCTGGCCCTGGCGCGCCGGGTCGGGCTGCCGACTCCGGATTACACGCTGGGGACGCTGGCCGCCTACTACGGTGTACCGCAGCAGAAGGCGCACGACGCGCTCGACGACACCCGCGTCCTCGCGCACGTGCTCCGGGCACTCGTCGCCGACGCCGCCCGGCTCGGAATCGCGCCACCCCTGCTCCCGTGCGCGCCGACCGCGCACGACCCGGCACGGACAGCCTGGCCGGTCGAGCGGCGCGGTGCGAAACAGCCCTGCTCCTACGCGTATCCGGGTCGCTGGGAGCCCGGCACCCCTCTGCGGTGCGGCATGAAGGTCGCGTTCACCGGGGAGACCGTGGTGGATCGCGAAGACCTGGTGTCGCGAGCCGAGGCGGCCGGACTCGATGTCACCGGGGCGGTGAGCGGACGCACGAGCCTGCTGGTCACCAACGCGCCGGACAGCGGGACAGGGAAGGCGCGCACGGCGATCGGATTCGGCACCCCGGTGATCGACGAAGCCCGGTTCCTGGAACTCCTCGCGACAATCGAACCCGGGACCCCGAAACAGGCGGGCACGTCGACGCCCGTGTCCCGCGCACCGGAACCCAGCGCACCGGCATCGCGCCGTCCGGGTCCGAAGCCGGCGGGCCCGCTGTCCGGCCACCGGGTGCTGGTGCTCGGCGGCACCCACGAGGAAGCCGCGGCGACCAGAACACGGATCGTGGAACTCGGCGGCTCGGCGGCGGTCAACCTGTCCGCCACGGTCACCGACCTGCTCCTGCTGGCGGGCGCGGACACCGATCGCAGACTGCGCAAGGCGACCGACCTGGGGCTGCCCGTCCACGGACTCGCGTTGCTGGAACGAACCGCCACCGCGCCCGCCGCGTCGGAGCCCGCGTCGCCCGAACCCGCGGTCCTGGCGCGAGGACAGGTGATCGACCTGCCGGGCGAGGCCGAGTCCTGGACAGTGCGGGCCACCTGGAACCAGTTCGGCACGACGGCGGTGGACCTGGTCGCCTTCCTGGTCGACGGCAACGAGAAGGTCCGTGACTCGGACGATTTCGTCTTCTACAACCAGCCGGCGGCCGACGGGGCACGTCTGTCGCAGGAGGGTCCGACCGAGCAATCGGTCACCCTCGCCCTCGACGACCTGCCCGGGGATTGTGTGCGGGTGGTCGTCGCGGCCGCCCTCGACGGTGCGGGCACCTTCGGCGAGGTCGGTGCCGTCGAACTGGAACTGGCTGCCGGTCTCGAATCCGGTGCCGCCGTGCGCGCGACCCTCGATGCCGCCACCGTCGAGCGCACCCTGCTGCTCGCCGAGCTGTATCTGCGCGGCAAGACCTGGCGGGTGCGCGCGGTCGGGCAGGGCTACGAATTCGGCCTCGCCGAGCTGGCCCGTCGGTACGGCGTCGAGGTCGAATAG
- a CDS encoding LysR family transcriptional regulator, with the protein MSATSPDPARRPSADDLLVLLAVGRSGRFVTAAEELGINHTTISRRIAALERAVGGRVLTRVTGGWELTDLGRAALAAAETIDAAVRSLGAADGAPELEGVVRLSATDGFSAYLAAPAAARVQRRHPRVAVEIIATTRRASTQRSGLDIEVVVGKPQVQRAEAIRLGDYSLGLYAARDYLAEHGVPASVEELRRYPLVYFVESILQVDDLDLATSFTPAMRQSVSSTNVFVHVEATRAAAGIGLLPCFMADRHDDLVRVLGAQVRVRLTYWLVARAETLRRPEVAAVVEALRVTVDEQRAELLGDQRGSGQRPA; encoded by the coding sequence ATGAGCGCGACCTCGCCGGATCCCGCCCGGCGGCCGAGCGCCGACGACCTGCTGGTGCTGCTCGCCGTCGGCCGTTCGGGCCGTTTCGTCACCGCCGCCGAGGAATTGGGCATCAACCACACCACGATCTCGCGCCGGATCGCGGCACTGGAACGCGCGGTGGGCGGGCGGGTGCTGACCCGGGTCACCGGCGGCTGGGAACTCACCGATCTCGGTCGCGCGGCCCTCGCGGCCGCCGAGACCATCGACGCCGCGGTGCGCTCACTGGGCGCGGCCGACGGCGCGCCCGAACTCGAAGGCGTGGTGCGGCTGTCGGCCACCGACGGCTTCAGCGCCTACCTGGCCGCGCCCGCCGCCGCGCGGGTGCAGCGCAGGCATCCGCGGGTGGCGGTGGAGATCATCGCGACCACGCGGCGCGCCTCCACCCAGCGCAGCGGCCTCGACATCGAAGTGGTGGTCGGGAAGCCGCAGGTCCAGCGTGCCGAGGCAATCCGGCTGGGCGACTACAGCCTCGGCCTCTACGCCGCCAGGGACTATCTGGCCGAGCACGGCGTCCCGGCGTCGGTGGAGGAGCTGCGCCGCTATCCGCTCGTCTACTTCGTCGAGTCGATCCTGCAGGTCGACGACCTCGACCTGGCCACCAGCTTCACCCCGGCCATGCGCCAATCCGTTTCCTCCACCAATGTTTTCGTGCACGTCGAGGCCACCCGCGCGGCCGCCGGGATCGGTCTGCTGCCGTGTTTCATGGCCGACCGGCACGACGATCTCGTGCGGGTGCTCGGCGCGCAGGTCCGGGTGCGGCTCACCTACTGGCTCGTCGCGCGCGCGGAGACCCTGCGCCGCCCGGAGGTGGCGGCGGTGGTGGAGGCGCTGCGGGTCACCGTCGACGAACAGCGGGCCGAACTGCTCGGCGATCAGCGCGGATCGGGGCAGCGTCCCGCGTAG
- a CDS encoding TerD family protein produces MTGSAAVVEVPKGSKTDLADGRYTVRLDSDGPAGAVDVSAVLVTADGRVRSDADFVFFNNPSAPGVRLESDAVVSVDLAAVPADIARVVIAGSTEAQGLRFGEVTGLRVAVAGPDRTVSFVPPGLDSETVLQAVALYRRGGGWRLDAIGQGYSAGLAAFATDYGIVVDDEPPAPVPAPAAAAPVPIPPAIDLRKVDVVLTKDSPDKRACIDLRKGEPGYVLTVGLEWDGRGAQYEPDGRVRSYGTGDLDVYFFCRNEITGDYVVISGEKGHQGDLAAWPHIHHQGDSRGPGAKNLPATEQVVVRPTENGDLLLNVYQSVDNGAGAIDTFGRPRVRVRYGRAGHDGLPGPDADQITVVIGNGKNSFWATVAHIDVRDGILTVDGTTRYSRAFSERMPVLDSSGTWVRSAKNGPVGRSKRGNGLGLSSYAGRCPDPR; encoded by the coding sequence ATGACAGGAAGCGCAGCGGTCGTGGAGGTGCCCAAGGGGTCCAAGACCGATCTGGCCGACGGGCGGTACACGGTGCGGCTCGATTCGGACGGTCCGGCCGGCGCCGTGGACGTGTCGGCGGTGCTGGTGACCGCCGACGGGCGGGTCCGCTCCGACGCCGACTTCGTGTTCTTCAACAATCCGTCCGCGCCGGGAGTGCGGCTGGAATCCGACGCGGTGGTGTCGGTGGACCTGGCGGCCGTGCCCGCCGACATCGCGCGGGTGGTGATCGCGGGCAGCACCGAAGCGCAGGGGTTGCGGTTCGGCGAGGTGACCGGCTTGCGGGTCGCCGTGGCCGGGCCCGACCGGACGGTGAGTTTCGTTCCGCCCGGGCTGGATTCGGAGACCGTGCTGCAGGCCGTGGCCCTGTACCGGCGCGGCGGCGGCTGGCGGCTGGACGCGATCGGACAGGGTTACAGCGCCGGGCTGGCGGCCTTCGCCACCGACTACGGGATCGTCGTGGACGACGAACCGCCCGCTCCTGTCCCGGCGCCCGCCGCCGCGGCGCCGGTGCCGATCCCGCCCGCCATCGATCTGCGCAAGGTCGACGTGGTGCTCACCAAGGACTCGCCGGACAAGCGCGCGTGTATCGACCTGCGCAAGGGCGAACCGGGCTATGTCCTCACCGTCGGCCTCGAATGGGACGGGCGCGGCGCGCAGTACGAGCCCGACGGCCGGGTCCGCAGCTACGGTACCGGCGACCTGGACGTGTACTTCTTCTGCCGCAACGAGATCACCGGCGACTATGTGGTGATCAGCGGCGAGAAGGGACACCAGGGCGACTTGGCGGCCTGGCCGCACATCCACCACCAGGGCGACAGCCGCGGGCCCGGCGCGAAGAATCTGCCCGCCACCGAACAGGTGGTGGTGCGCCCCACCGAGAACGGCGACCTGCTGCTCAACGTCTACCAGTCCGTCGACAACGGCGCCGGCGCCATCGACACCTTCGGCAGGCCCCGGGTCCGGGTACGCTACGGCCGCGCCGGGCACGACGGCCTGCCCGGCCCGGATGCCGACCAGATCACCGTCGTCATCGGCAACGGCAAGAACTCCTTCTGGGCCACGGTCGCCCACATCGACGTGCGCGACGGGATCCTCACCGTCGACGGCACCACCCGCTACAGCCGGGCCTTCAGCGAACGGATGCCGGTACTCGACAGCAGCGGCACGTGGGTGCGCTCGGCCAAGAACGGGCCGGTGGGCCGCAGCAAGCGCGGCAACGGCCTAGGCCTGAGCAGCTACGCGGGACGCTGCCCCGATCCGCGCTGA
- a CDS encoding ATP-binding cassette domain-containing protein yields MQLLRFLAALSPARIAAVVVAGLICGAANTYLVTLINAVVSPKPQPDQLLLRFALTGLVILVSGVASQVLLIRLSQDAIYRLRSDLSSGIVSAPLEHLERLGMHRLMATLTEDVRSLSQAVTAIPSICVDVATIVGCFVFLAIVSGPIFAVTVAGTLVGIACVELVLKRVRGIYREARENEDALLRSFQSVTLGIKELKLHRGRRRDFMDRHLLGSASSLREQNTDAGSKFSYAQGFGQALQLATMALILFVVAAALNLPRDTMVGYVLVTTFLAMPMQNFMHRIPDLLRGDVALAKIRAMNLSMETLHNEELLPYTERPAVGEAKLELTDVSYVYRAEAPSPVPPPPGAHPPGPPARGGHPPRPGRPPHAGDGRPGGPHPAHPVGGPQPDVNGKNWIDHGGSDVRPLAPPPGLDGSEDAGFRLGPIDLVFEPGQITFIVGGNGSGKSTLAKLITGLYVPRSGSLSLNGERIDHDNIEWFRQNSSAVFTDFHLFEDYLGFDRPGIDAEVQRYLEELQIAHKVTVRDGKLSTVDLSQGQRKRLALLTALLEDRQIYVFDEWAADQEPRFREVFYREILTDLKRRGKTVIVITHDDRYFDCADQLVKLDFGLVAV; encoded by the coding sequence ATGCAACTTCTCCGTTTTCTCGCCGCGCTCTCGCCGGCCAGGATCGCGGCTGTGGTGGTCGCGGGCCTGATCTGCGGTGCGGCCAACACCTACCTGGTGACGCTGATCAACGCGGTCGTCTCGCCGAAGCCGCAGCCCGATCAGCTGCTGCTGCGGTTCGCCCTGACCGGGCTGGTCATCCTGGTCAGCGGGGTGGCCTCGCAGGTGCTGCTCATCCGGCTCTCGCAGGACGCGATCTACCGGCTGCGCAGTGACCTGAGCTCCGGTATCGTCTCGGCGCCGCTGGAACATCTGGAACGGCTCGGGATGCATCGCCTGATGGCGACGCTCACCGAGGACGTGCGCTCGCTGTCGCAGGCGGTCACCGCGATCCCGTCGATCTGTGTCGACGTGGCGACGATCGTCGGGTGCTTCGTGTTCCTGGCCATCGTGTCGGGTCCGATCTTCGCGGTGACGGTGGCGGGCACGCTGGTCGGCATCGCCTGTGTCGAACTGGTGCTCAAGCGGGTTCGCGGGATCTACCGGGAGGCGCGCGAGAACGAGGACGCGCTGCTGCGCTCGTTCCAGTCGGTCACCCTGGGGATCAAGGAGCTCAAGCTGCACCGCGGTCGGCGCCGGGACTTCATGGACCGGCATCTGCTCGGCTCGGCGAGCAGCCTGCGCGAGCAGAACACCGACGCGGGGTCGAAGTTCTCCTACGCCCAGGGGTTCGGGCAGGCGCTGCAGCTGGCGACGATGGCGCTGATCCTGTTCGTCGTGGCGGCGGCGCTGAACCTGCCGCGCGACACGATGGTCGGCTACGTGCTGGTCACCACGTTCCTGGCGATGCCGATGCAGAACTTCATGCACCGCATCCCGGATCTGCTGCGCGGCGATGTGGCGCTGGCCAAGATCCGGGCGATGAACCTGTCGATGGAGACCCTGCACAACGAGGAACTCCTGCCGTACACGGAACGTCCGGCGGTGGGGGAGGCCAAGCTGGAACTGACCGATGTCAGCTACGTGTACCGCGCGGAGGCTCCGTCGCCGGTCCCGCCGCCACCCGGCGCGCACCCGCCGGGTCCGCCCGCCCGGGGTGGGCATCCGCCGCGTCCCGGCAGGCCGCCGCACGCGGGTGACGGCCGTCCCGGTGGCCCGCACCCGGCGCATCCGGTGGGCGGTCCGCAGCCGGATGTGAACGGCAAGAACTGGATCGACCACGGCGGCAGCGATGTCCGTCCGCTGGCGCCGCCGCCCGGACTCGACGGGTCCGAGGACGCCGGTTTCCGGCTCGGTCCGATCGATTTGGTCTTCGAACCGGGCCAGATCACGTTCATCGTCGGTGGCAACGGCAGCGGGAAGTCGACGCTGGCCAAACTCATCACCGGTCTGTACGTGCCCCGCTCGGGGTCGTTGTCGCTCAACGGGGAGAGGATCGACCACGACAACATCGAGTGGTTCCGGCAGAATTCGTCGGCGGTGTTCACCGATTTCCATCTGTTCGAGGACTACCTGGGTTTCGACCGTCCCGGTATCGACGCCGAAGTCCAGCGTTACCTCGAGGAGTTGCAGATCGCGCACAAGGTGACGGTGCGCGACGGGAAGCTGTCGACCGTCGATCTGTCCCAGGGGCAGCGTAAGCGGTTGGCCCTGCTCACCGCACTGCTCGAGGACCGGCAGATCTACGTCTTCGACGAGTGGGCCGCCGATCAGGAGCCGCGCTTCCGTGAGGTCTTCTACCGGGAGATCCTCACCGACCTGAAGCGGCGCGGGAAGACGGTCATCGTGATCACCCACGACGACCGGTATTTCGACTGCGCCGACCAGCTGGTGAAGCTCGACTTCGGCCTGGTGGCGGTGTAG
- a CDS encoding glucosyl-3-phosphoglycerate synthase, with the protein MDVRELIDRKNGRRVSVVVPALDDEDTVAGVIAAVRPWLGGLVDELLVVDAGSADRTVARARAAGAAVYTSEEALPTVTPRPGKGEVVWRSLAVSTGDLLVFLDADLVAPDPEFVPALLAPLLADPGLALVKGFYRRPMTHGDGVDADGGGRVTQLVARPLLTALAPALAEIVQPLGGEYAATRTFLGEISVAGGYGAEIGMLIDCWQRHGLSAIGQVDLGVRRHRHRPTHELAVMSRQVVATLLDRLGIRDSGIGLVQFSPGETGWRRTPSEVTLADRPPMNQLIAAHRDIA; encoded by the coding sequence ATGGACGTCCGTGAACTGATCGACCGGAAGAACGGTCGCCGGGTCTCGGTGGTGGTGCCCGCGCTCGACGACGAGGACACCGTCGCCGGGGTGATCGCCGCCGTGCGGCCGTGGCTCGGCGGCCTGGTCGACGAACTGCTCGTCGTCGACGCCGGATCGGCCGATCGCACGGTCGCGCGGGCGCGCGCGGCCGGCGCGGCGGTCTACACCTCGGAGGAGGCGCTGCCGACGGTGACGCCGCGACCCGGGAAGGGCGAGGTGGTGTGGCGGTCGCTGGCGGTGAGCACGGGCGATCTGCTCGTCTTCCTCGACGCCGACCTGGTCGCCCCCGACCCGGAGTTCGTCCCGGCGCTGCTCGCCCCGTTGCTGGCCGATCCCGGGCTCGCGCTGGTCAAGGGGTTCTATCGCAGGCCGATGACGCACGGCGACGGGGTGGACGCCGACGGCGGCGGCCGGGTCACCCAGCTGGTCGCGCGTCCGCTGCTGACCGCGCTGGCCCCCGCGCTGGCCGAGATCGTGCAGCCGCTGGGCGGTGAATACGCTGCCACCCGAACGTTTCTCGGCGAGATCTCGGTCGCGGGCGGCTACGGCGCCGAGATCGGCATGCTCATCGACTGCTGGCAGCGCCACGGGCTGTCGGCGATCGGCCAGGTCGATCTGGGGGTGCGCAGGCACCGGCACCGCCCCACCCACGAGCTGGCGGTGATGAGCAGGCAGGTGGTGGCGACCCTGCTCGACCGGCTCGGCATCCGCGACTCCGGCATCGGGCTCGTGCAGTTCAGTCCGGGCGAAACCGGGTGGCGACGCACACCGTCAGAGGTCACCCTCGCCGACCGGCCACCGATGAACCAGCTGATCGCGGCCCACCGCGACATCGCCTGA
- a CDS encoding acetoacetate--CoA ligase has product MTTTTATPQWVPSEHDIAEARITDFARFAETRLSVALPDYPAQWRWSVDDPAAFWGAVWDYFELGERPSAVLADDSMPGARWFPGVHLNYVDQVIRQARTDRPAIVSVDEDGTRTELSWAEMLGRAAGFARTLRDLGVRPGDRVVGYLPDIAETVIAFLGTVSLGAVWSACGQDYTAKAAHDRLGQLAPVVLVAADGYRYGGKDHDKLDEVAALRVALPELRATVLVSRRGGALDGALDWDTATAAAASAPGTEPVPFDHPLWVLYSSGTTGLPKGIVHGHGGVLLEHLKAVALQCDIGRDDTFLWYTSPSWMMWNFQVAGLLVGATVVCYPGSPTAGRPDALWDIAARVRATVLGTSPGYVLACAKAGVEPGREHDLSALRLIGVTGSALPATSSLWLSDKVGAHIPVASISGGTDVVSAFAGGVRTVPVWPGELSAPYLGVALEAWDSAGNPVHDAVGELVVTRPMPSMPVGFWRDFDGSRYRRAYFEDFPGVWRHGDWITRTGHGSVVVHGRSDSTLNRHGIRMGSADIYQVVEQLPEVVDSLIIGAEQADGGYWMPLFVVMPAGATLTDELRTGIVEAIRTQVSPRHVPDVIVQAPGVPRTRTGKKLEVPVKRILQGAGPAEVVDPSTVDQPLLLDWYAQIRRDGL; this is encoded by the coding sequence ATGACGACCACGACCGCGACACCGCAGTGGGTGCCGAGCGAACACGACATCGCCGAGGCCAGGATCACCGACTTCGCCCGCTTCGCCGAGACCCGGCTGTCTGTCGCGCTGCCGGACTACCCGGCGCAGTGGCGCTGGTCGGTCGACGATCCGGCGGCGTTCTGGGGCGCGGTGTGGGACTACTTCGAGCTGGGGGAGCGGCCGTCGGCAGTACTGGCCGACGACTCCATGCCGGGCGCGCGGTGGTTTCCGGGTGTCCACCTCAACTATGTGGACCAGGTGATCCGGCAGGCGCGCACCGACCGGCCCGCGATCGTGTCGGTCGACGAGGACGGCACGCGCACCGAGCTGTCGTGGGCCGAGATGCTCGGCCGGGCAGCGGGTTTCGCGCGGACGCTGCGCGACCTCGGGGTCCGGCCCGGAGATCGGGTAGTCGGCTACCTGCCCGACATCGCCGAAACGGTGATCGCGTTCCTGGGAACGGTGAGCCTGGGCGCCGTGTGGAGCGCGTGCGGTCAGGACTACACCGCCAAGGCCGCCCACGACCGCCTCGGGCAGCTCGCGCCGGTCGTGCTGGTCGCCGCCGACGGCTACCGCTACGGCGGCAAGGACCACGACAAGCTCGACGAGGTCGCGGCCCTGCGAGTGGCACTACCCGAACTGCGGGCGACGGTACTCGTCTCGCGCCGCGGCGGCGCCCTCGACGGTGCACTCGACTGGGACACCGCCACCGCAGCGGCCGCGAGCGCACCGGGGACCGAACCGGTGCCCTTCGACCATCCGCTGTGGGTGCTGTACTCCTCGGGGACCACCGGGCTGCCCAAGGGCATCGTGCACGGTCACGGCGGGGTGCTGCTGGAACACCTGAAAGCGGTGGCGTTGCAGTGCGATATCGGCCGCGACGACACCTTCCTCTGGTACACCAGCCCGAGCTGGATGATGTGGAACTTCCAGGTCGCCGGGCTGCTCGTCGGGGCGACCGTGGTCTGCTATCCGGGCAGCCCGACCGCGGGACGGCCGGATGCGCTGTGGGACATCGCCGCCCGGGTGCGCGCCACCGTGCTCGGCACCAGCCCCGGCTACGTGCTGGCCTGCGCGAAAGCCGGTGTGGAGCCGGGACGTGAGCACGATCTGTCGGCGCTGCGGCTGATCGGGGTCACCGGGTCGGCATTGCCCGCCACCTCGTCGCTGTGGCTGTCCGACAAGGTCGGGGCACACATTCCGGTGGCCTCGATCAGCGGCGGCACCGATGTGGTGTCGGCCTTCGCGGGCGGGGTGCGCACGGTTCCGGTGTGGCCCGGTGAGCTGTCGGCCCCCTACCTCGGTGTCGCGCTGGAGGCGTGGGACAGCGCGGGCAACCCGGTGCACGATGCCGTCGGAGAACTCGTCGTCACCCGGCCGATGCCGTCCATGCCGGTCGGCTTCTGGCGCGATTTCGACGGATCCCGTTATCGCCGAGCCTATTTCGAGGATTTCCCCGGCGTCTGGCGGCACGGGGACTGGATCACCCGGACCGGCCACGGCAGTGTCGTCGTGCACGGCCGCTCCGATTCCACGCTCAACCGGCACGGCATCCGGATGGGTAGTGCCGACATCTACCAGGTGGTGGAACAGCTCCCGGAGGTGGTCGACTCGCTGATCATCGGCGCGGAACAAGCCGACGGCGGCTACTGGATGCCGCTGTTCGTCGTAATGCCCGCCGGTGCGACCCTCACCGACGAGCTGAGAACCGGCATCGTGGAAGCCATCCGGACGCAGGTCTCTCCCCGGCACGTTCCGGACGTCATCGTGCAGGCGCCGGGTGTCCCGCGCACCAGGACCGGCAAGAAACTGGAAGTCCCGGTGAAACGGATCCTCCAGGGCGCCGGCCCCGCGGAGGTGGTCGACCCTTCGACCGTGGACCAGCCGCTCCTGCTGGACTGGTACGCCCAGATCCGCCGGGACGGCTTGTAG
- a CDS encoding MFS transporter — translation MSVSNATPPAGDGTAPSGLRRVVAASMAGTVVEWYEFFLYGTAATLVFSKVFFAKGTSDLDAILAAFVTYAVGFVARPLGGIVFGYFGDRYGRKKLLQLSLVLVGGATFLMGCLPTFTQIGYWAPALLVTLRFIQGFAIGGEWGGAVLLVAEHSPSRSRAFWASWPQAGVPAGNLLATVVLLVLTSTLSDAAFLSWGWRVAFWLSAVVVLVGYYVRTKVTDAPIFLAAQQQMEQAKASSFSVFEVLRRYPRGVFTAMGLRFGENIMYYLVVTFSITYLKVHVHADTTTILWWLLAAHAVHMAVIPLAGHLGDRLGRRPVYLVGAVAAATWGFFAFPLMDSGHSALILAAIIVGLVFHGLMYAGQPAIMAEMFPTRMRYSGVSLGYQVTSIVAGSLAPIIAVKLLDTYGSSVPIAVYLAVAATITVIAVLCARETKGIDLESLDAADATETAAVATPVSTKVVPA, via the coding sequence ATGAGCGTCAGCAACGCGACACCACCGGCCGGGGACGGCACCGCACCGAGCGGCCTGCGCCGGGTGGTGGCCGCCTCGATGGCGGGAACTGTCGTCGAGTGGTACGAGTTCTTCCTCTACGGCACCGCCGCCACCCTCGTGTTCAGCAAGGTGTTCTTCGCCAAGGGGACCAGCGATCTGGACGCGATCCTGGCCGCGTTCGTCACCTACGCCGTCGGGTTCGTGGCACGACCGCTGGGCGGCATCGTCTTCGGCTACTTCGGTGACCGCTACGGGCGCAAGAAGCTGCTGCAACTGAGCCTGGTCCTGGTCGGCGGCGCGACCTTCCTGATGGGCTGTCTGCCCACCTTCACCCAGATCGGCTACTGGGCTCCGGCACTGCTGGTGACCCTGCGGTTCATCCAGGGATTCGCCATCGGCGGCGAATGGGGTGGCGCGGTCCTGCTGGTGGCCGAACACAGCCCGAGCCGCAGTCGCGCGTTCTGGGCGAGCTGGCCGCAGGCCGGTGTGCCCGCGGGCAATCTGCTCGCCACCGTCGTGCTGCTGGTGCTCACCTCCACGCTGTCGGACGCGGCGTTCCTGAGCTGGGGCTGGCGCGTGGCGTTCTGGCTGTCGGCGGTGGTGGTGCTGGTCGGCTACTACGTGCGCACCAAGGTGACCGACGCCCCGATCTTCCTCGCCGCGCAGCAGCAGATGGAGCAGGCCAAGGCGTCCTCGTTCAGCGTGTTCGAGGTGCTGCGCCGCTACCCGCGTGGTGTCTTCACCGCCATGGGGCTGCGTTTCGGCGAGAACATCATGTACTACCTGGTGGTCACCTTCTCGATCACCTACCTGAAGGTCCACGTGCACGCCGACACCACCACCATCCTGTGGTGGTTGCTGGCCGCGCATGCCGTGCACATGGCGGTGATCCCGCTGGCGGGTCACCTCGGTGACCGGCTGGGGCGCCGCCCCGTCTACCTCGTCGGCGCCGTGGCCGCCGCCACCTGGGGCTTCTTCGCCTTCCCGCTGATGGACTCCGGGCACAGCGCGCTGATCCTGGCCGCGATCATCGTCGGCCTGGTGTTCCACGGCCTGATGTACGCCGGGCAGCCGGCCATCATGGCGGAGATGTTCCCGACCCGGATGCGCTATTCCGGTGTGTCGCTGGGCTATCAGGTCACCTCGATCGTGGCGGGCTCGCTCGCGCCGATCATCGCGGTGAAGCTGCTCGACACCTACGGTTCCTCGGTGCCGATCGCGGTGTATCTGGCGGTGGCCGCGACGATCACGGTGATCGCGGTCCTGTGCGCCCGTGAGACCAAGGGCATCGACCTGGAATCCCTCGACGCCGCCGATGCCACGGAGACCGCCGCGGTCGCGACTCCCGTGTCCACCAAGGTGGTACCGGCATGA
- a CDS encoding 3-hydroxybutyrate dehydrogenase, with translation MSDLIGRTALVTGAAGGIGAACAHELAARGAAVTVADVDELGAKTVAAEIGGQAWAVDLLDVDALAQLTLSVDILVNNAGVQTVSPLEDFPPERFRQIQTLMVEAPFLLIRAALPHMYAQGFGRVVNISSVHGLRASPFKVAYVTAKHALEGLSKVTAVEGGPHGVTSNCVNPGYVRTPLVDRQIAEQAAAHGIPEQEVLDKVLLTESAIKRLIEPEEVAALVAWLVSGHAGMVTGSSYVMDGGWSAR, from the coding sequence ATGAGCGACCTGATCGGACGAACCGCGCTGGTCACCGGCGCGGCGGGCGGAATCGGCGCGGCCTGCGCGCACGAACTGGCCGCCCGCGGTGCGGCGGTGACCGTCGCCGATGTCGACGAGCTCGGCGCCAAGACGGTGGCCGCCGAGATCGGCGGACAGGCCTGGGCGGTGGACCTGCTCGACGTCGACGCGCTGGCCCAGCTGACGCTGTCGGTCGACATTCTGGTCAACAACGCCGGCGTGCAGACGGTCAGCCCGCTCGAGGACTTCCCGCCGGAACGGTTCCGCCAGATCCAGACACTGATGGTGGAGGCGCCGTTCCTGCTGATCCGGGCCGCGCTGCCGCACATGTACGCGCAAGGCTTCGGCCGCGTCGTCAACATCTCCTCGGTGCACGGCCTGCGCGCCTCGCCGTTCAAGGTGGCCTATGTGACGGCCAAGCACGCGCTGGAAGGGCTGTCGAAGGTGACCGCGGTCGAAGGCGGCCCGCACGGCGTCACCAGCAACTGCGTGAACCCCGGCTATGTGCGCACCCCGCTGGTGGACAGGCAGATCGCCGAACAGGCCGCGGCGCACGGAATCCCCGAGCAGGAAGTGCTGGACAAGGTGCTGCTCACCGAGAGCGCGATCAAACGCCTGATCGAACCGGAGGAGGTCGCGGCGCTGGTCGCCTGGCTGGTGTCCGGGCACGCCGGAATGGTGACCGGGTCCTCGTATGTGATGGACGGGGGGTGGAGCGCGCGATGA